A portion of the Carya illinoinensis cultivar Pawnee chromosome 11, C.illinoinensisPawnee_v1, whole genome shotgun sequence genome contains these proteins:
- the LOC122280825 gene encoding uncharacterized protein LOC122280825, whose amino-acid sequence MADWGPVIIAVVLFVLLSPGLLFQIPAGGRLIEFGNMQTSGASILVHAIIYFGLITIFLIVIGVHIYTG is encoded by the coding sequence ATGGCGGACTGGGGGCCAGTGATAATAGCAGTGGTGCTGTTCGTGCTGCTTAGTCCGGGGCTGTTGTTTCAGATACCAGCGGGAGGGAGGTTGATCGAATTTGGGAACATGCAGACAAGCGGTGCTTCTATCTTGGTCCATGCCATCATTTACTTCGGCCTCATCACCATCTTCCTAATTGTCATTGGTGTCCACATCTACACCGGCTAA
- the LOC122280806 gene encoding CBS domain-containing protein CBSCBSPB5-like isoform X2: MASQGGVSRRSISLMNKSKNSENEGPDHTRKSVSSSRSMGPTGERTVKRLRLSKALTLPENTTILEACRRMAARRVDALLLTDSNALLCGILTDKDIATRVIAREVNLEETHVSKVMTRNPVFVLSDTLAVEALQKMVQGRFRHLPVVEKGEVVALLDIAKCLYDAIARMERAAEKGPNTFIETLRERMFSPSLSTIIPENSKVVTVSPTETVLAATKKMLELRLSFAVVTIDNKPRGILTSKDILMRVVAQNLPPESTSVEKVMTPNPECATVDTPIVDALHSMHDGKFLHLPVVDRDGAVVAVVDVIHITHAAVATAGSTTGISNEATNTMMQKFWDSAMALSNHDDEDTQSEGSFKLASEGTEAGKSVPFPSPNLPNSFAYKIQDKKGRMHRFTCAAHSLADLIAAILQRVGDDIDPNRLPQILYEDEDHDKVVLASDNDLAAAVDHAKSAGWKGLKLYLDYSGAHGRRRATGSGDLDYANADAWASAYSAVAAGAALVAGLGVLAFLRRST; this comes from the exons ATGGCGAGCCAAGGCGGTGTTTCAAGGAGAAGTATATCATTAATGAACAAGAGTAAAAACTCGGAGAATGAAGGCCCTGATCATACGCGAAAGTCTGTTTCATCTTCGCGTTCTAT GGGGCCAACTGGAGAGCGCACTGTAAAAAGActgcggctctcgaaagctctAACGCTTCCTGAAAATACAACTATTCTTGAGGCTTGCCGACGGATGGCTGCTCGTAGGGTTGATGCTTTATTGCTAACTGACTCCAACGCATTACTTTGTGGAATCCTTACAGACAAG GATATAGCAACTAGGGTTATTGCCCGTGAGGTTAACCTTGAGGAGACACATGTTTCGAAAGTTATGACGAGAAACCCGGTTTTTGTTCTTTCTGACACTCTTGCTGTAGAAGCCCTTCAGAAGATGGTGCAAG GAAGATTCAGACATTTGCCAGTAGTGGAGAAGGGGGAGGTTGTTGCTTTACTTGATATAGCAAAGTGTTTATATGATGCCATTGCACGTATGGAAAGGGCAGCTGAAAAGG GTCCCAATACCTTCATTGAAACACTTCGGGAGCGGATGTTTAGTCCTTCTCTGTCTACAATCATTCCGGAGAATTCAAA GGTTGTGACAGTTTCCCCGACAGAAACAGTTTTAGCGGCAACAAAGAAGATGCTTGAACTTCGATTAAGCTTTGCAGTTGTGACAATTGATAACAAACCGCGGGGAATACTTAC TTCAAAGGATATCTTGATGCGAGTAGTAGCACAAAATCTTCCTCCAGAGTCCACTTCAGTGGAGAAG GTCATGACACCGAATCCAGAATGTGCTACGGTTGATACACCAATTGTTGATGCACTGCATAGTATGCATGATGGGAAGTTTTTGCATCTTCCTGTAGTAGATAGAG ATGGAGCTGTGGTTGCTGTTGTGGATGTGATACATATCACTCATGCTGCTGTAGCTACG GCTGGAAGTACTACTGGCATAAGTAATGAAGCCACAAACACTATGATGCAAAAGTTCTGGGATTCTGCCATGGCCTTAAGCAACCATGATGATGAAGATACGCAAAG TGAAGGTTCCTTTAAATTGGCTTCAGAAGGAACGGAGGCTGGGAAATCAGTTCCTTTTCCCTCACCAAACCTGCCAAATTCATTTGCTTATAAAATCCAAGACAAGAAGGGAAGAATGCATAGGTTTACTTGCG CTGCCCACAGTTTGGCAGATCTCATAGCTGCAATCCTTCAGAGGGTGGGAGATGACATTGATCCCAACAGGCTACCTCAAATTCTG TATGAAGATGAAGACCATGACAAAGTTGTACTAGCATCAGATAACGATCTGGCTGCCGCTGTGGACCATGCAAAGTCAGCTGGTTGGAAG GGATTGAAATTGTATTTAGATTATTCAGGAGCACATGGTCGAAGGAGAGCTACCGGTTCAGGAGATTTGGATTATGCCAATGCAGATGCATGGGCCTCTGCATATAGCGCTGTTGCAGCAGGAGCTGCCCTTGTTGCTGGATTAGGTGTATTAGCATTCTTGAGAAGATCAACCTAA
- the LOC122280806 gene encoding CBS domain-containing protein CBSCBSPB5-like isoform X1: MASQGGVSRRSISLMNKSKNSENEGPDHTRKSVSSSRSMGPTGERTVKRLRLSKALTLPENTTILEACRRMAARRVDALLLTDSNALLCGILTDKDIATRVIAREVNLEETHVSKVMTRNPVFVLSDTLAVEALQKMVQGRFRHLPVVEKGEVVALLDIAKCLYDAIARMERAAEKGKAIAAAVEGVEKHWGTSVSGPNTFIETLRERMFSPSLSTIIPENSKVVTVSPTETVLAATKKMLELRLSFAVVTIDNKPRGILTSKDILMRVVAQNLPPESTSVEKVMTPNPECATVDTPIVDALHSMHDGKFLHLPVVDRDGAVVAVVDVIHITHAAVATAGSTTGISNEATNTMMQKFWDSAMALSNHDDEDTQSEGSFKLASEGTEAGKSVPFPSPNLPNSFAYKIQDKKGRMHRFTCAAHSLADLIAAILQRVGDDIDPNRLPQILYEDEDHDKVVLASDNDLAAAVDHAKSAGWKGLKLYLDYSGAHGRRRATGSGDLDYANADAWASAYSAVAAGAALVAGLGVLAFLRRST; the protein is encoded by the exons ATGGCGAGCCAAGGCGGTGTTTCAAGGAGAAGTATATCATTAATGAACAAGAGTAAAAACTCGGAGAATGAAGGCCCTGATCATACGCGAAAGTCTGTTTCATCTTCGCGTTCTAT GGGGCCAACTGGAGAGCGCACTGTAAAAAGActgcggctctcgaaagctctAACGCTTCCTGAAAATACAACTATTCTTGAGGCTTGCCGACGGATGGCTGCTCGTAGGGTTGATGCTTTATTGCTAACTGACTCCAACGCATTACTTTGTGGAATCCTTACAGACAAG GATATAGCAACTAGGGTTATTGCCCGTGAGGTTAACCTTGAGGAGACACATGTTTCGAAAGTTATGACGAGAAACCCGGTTTTTGTTCTTTCTGACACTCTTGCTGTAGAAGCCCTTCAGAAGATGGTGCAAG GAAGATTCAGACATTTGCCAGTAGTGGAGAAGGGGGAGGTTGTTGCTTTACTTGATATAGCAAAGTGTTTATATGATGCCATTGCACGTATGGAAAGGGCAGCTGAAAAGGGTAAGGCTATTGCCGCTGCTGTTGAGGGCGTAGAAAAACATTGGGGAACATCAGTTTCGG GTCCCAATACCTTCATTGAAACACTTCGGGAGCGGATGTTTAGTCCTTCTCTGTCTACAATCATTCCGGAGAATTCAAA GGTTGTGACAGTTTCCCCGACAGAAACAGTTTTAGCGGCAACAAAGAAGATGCTTGAACTTCGATTAAGCTTTGCAGTTGTGACAATTGATAACAAACCGCGGGGAATACTTAC TTCAAAGGATATCTTGATGCGAGTAGTAGCACAAAATCTTCCTCCAGAGTCCACTTCAGTGGAGAAG GTCATGACACCGAATCCAGAATGTGCTACGGTTGATACACCAATTGTTGATGCACTGCATAGTATGCATGATGGGAAGTTTTTGCATCTTCCTGTAGTAGATAGAG ATGGAGCTGTGGTTGCTGTTGTGGATGTGATACATATCACTCATGCTGCTGTAGCTACG GCTGGAAGTACTACTGGCATAAGTAATGAAGCCACAAACACTATGATGCAAAAGTTCTGGGATTCTGCCATGGCCTTAAGCAACCATGATGATGAAGATACGCAAAG TGAAGGTTCCTTTAAATTGGCTTCAGAAGGAACGGAGGCTGGGAAATCAGTTCCTTTTCCCTCACCAAACCTGCCAAATTCATTTGCTTATAAAATCCAAGACAAGAAGGGAAGAATGCATAGGTTTACTTGCG CTGCCCACAGTTTGGCAGATCTCATAGCTGCAATCCTTCAGAGGGTGGGAGATGACATTGATCCCAACAGGCTACCTCAAATTCTG TATGAAGATGAAGACCATGACAAAGTTGTACTAGCATCAGATAACGATCTGGCTGCCGCTGTGGACCATGCAAAGTCAGCTGGTTGGAAG GGATTGAAATTGTATTTAGATTATTCAGGAGCACATGGTCGAAGGAGAGCTACCGGTTCAGGAGATTTGGATTATGCCAATGCAGATGCATGGGCCTCTGCATATAGCGCTGTTGCAGCAGGAGCTGCCCTTGTTGCTGGATTAGGTGTATTAGCATTCTTGAGAAGATCAACCTAA
- the LOC122280807 gene encoding non-specific phospholipase C6: protein MGSSKIRLPGPPSFACIFCLFLTQSWVLPPAHFASAVPPPQQPIKTIVVLVMENRSFDHILGWMKKAINPLINGVTGKECNPVSTKNPNSESVCFTDDSEFVDPNPGHSFEAVTQQVFGSASIPSMTGFVEQALSVFPNHSETVMKGFRPEAVPVYATLVREFAVFDRWFSSLPGPTQPNRLFVYSATSHGSTSHVKKQLALGYPQKTIFDSLHENGMNFGIYFRNIPTTLFYRNLRKLKYIFKFHQFDSKFKKDALKGKLPSLTVIEPGYFDLNGMPANDDHPSHDVANGQKLVKEVYETLRASPQWNQTLLVITYDEHGGFYDHVHTPYVNVPNPDGNTGPAPSFFKFDRLGVRVPTIMVSPWIKKGTVISGPKGPAPNSEFEHSSIPATIKKIFNLSSNFLTHRDAWAGTFEQVVGELTSPRTDCPETLPDVAPLRTTEAKEDSELSEFQSEVVQLAAVLNGDHFLSSFPNEMTNKMTVKAAHDYVKGAVARFTRASKEAIKLGAEQSAIVDMRSSLTTRSSTHN, encoded by the exons ATGGGAAGTTCCAAAATCAGGTTACCAGGTCCACCTTCATTTGCCTGCATTTTCTGTCTATTTCTCACACAATCATGGGTTTTGCCACCTGCCCATTTTGCCTCAGCAGTCCCGCCACCCCAACAACCCATCAAAACTATTGTTGTTTTGGTCATGGAGAATAGGTCCTTTGACCATATACTTGGATGGATGAAAAAAGCCATTAACCCATTAATCAATGGAGTCACAGGAAAAGAATGCAACCCGGTATCCACCAAAAACCCAAACTCAGAGTCCGTTTGCTTCACAGATGATTCTGAGTTCGTGGATCCGAATCCGGGACACTCCTTTGAGGCAGTAACGCAACAGGTATTTGGCTCTGCTTCCATTCCTTCCATGACTGGTTTTGTGGAACAAGCACTGTCTGTTTTCCCAAACCACTCAGAAACTGTCATGAAAGGCTTCCGACCTGAAGCCGTGCCAGTCTACGCTACTTTGGTTCGTGAATTTGCGGTCTTTGATAGATGGTTTTCTTCACTCCCCGGCCCAACTCAACCCAATAGGCTGTTTGTGTACTCGGCTACTTCTCATGGTTCAACCTCCCACGTTAAGAAGCAATTGGCTTTAGGGTATCCACAAAAAACCATATTTGATTCTCTTCATGAGAATGGAATGAACTTTGGGATCTACTTCCGAAACATACCCACAACTCTcttttatagaaatttgaggaaGTTAAAGTACATATTCAAGTTCCACCAGTTTGATTCAAAGTTCAAGAAAGATGCTTTAAAAGGTAAACTTCCAAGCTTAACCGTAATCGAGCCTGGGTATTTCGATCTAAATGGAATGCCTGCAAATGACGATCACCCTTCTCATGATGTGGCTAACGGGCAAAAACTAGTTAAGGAGGTTTATGAGACATTGAGAGCAAGCCCGCAGTGGAATCAGACCCTTTTGGTCATTACCTATGATGAACATGGTGGGTTCTATGATCATGTCCATACTCCTTATGTTAATGTTCCTAACCCAGATGGGAACACAGGGCCTGCTCCTTCCTTCTTCAAATTTGATAGGCTTGGTGTTCGTGTACCCACAATTATGGTCTCTCCTTGGATTAAAAAAGGGACTG TGATAAGTGGCCCAAAAGGGCCTGCTCCAAACTCCGAGTTCGAGCACTCTTCAATCCCTGCAACCATAAAGAAGATCTTCAACCTCTCCTCTAATTTCCTGACTCACAGGGATGCATGGGCTGGGACATTTGAGCAGGTTGTTGGGGAATTAACCTCTCCCAGAACCGATTGCCCTG AGACCCTGCCAGATGTGGCACCTTTGAGGACAACAGAAGCAAAGGAAGATAGTGAGCTATCCGAGTTTCAGAGTGAGGTAGTTCAACTAGCAGCTGTTCTCAATGGGGATCACTTCTTGAGCAGCTTCCCAAATGAAATGACCAACAAAATGACTGTAAAAGCAGCGCATGATTATGTGAAGGGTGCTGTTGCAAGGTTCACAAGAGCAAGCAAAGAAGCCATCAAGTTAGGCGCAGAGCAGTCTGCCATTGTTGATATGAGATCATCCCTCACTACCAGATCCTCAACTCATAATTAA